In Crinalium epipsammum PCC 9333, the genomic window CACAGTCACGTTTTTAGGTTGTACAGTAGGCAATATTTCATAGCATTTTACCCATCCGAAAATGGGGAATTTAATTCTATTGCCACTAATTTTTATACTACCTTCTAGGTAGAAGCTGTCTTTAACATTCTTTTTCTTAAACTTAGGTTTGCCTCGTCCAGGGACTTTAAACCAGTGCTGAAAAGCTTTGTATAAGTTCCTTAATGCTTCTTGAGGTGGACATTTTGAAACCTCATAATACCAAGTATGAACAGATTTGACCTCGGCTACTAACCGTTTATGTAAATCAATCGCTGTCGGTAATTTTTCTTGATTGTCTAAAGCCTTAAGACAAATATCTAAACCCCAATTCCACGCATGACGACTTACCCCTGCGTGTTTAGCTGCCAATGTGCGTTGCTTGTTATTAAGGTCTAGTTTGGTCTTAAAGCTTTTCAGCAACTTCCCTCAAATCCTCAACAATCTTTTTATTTTTATGACTACGACTTCCATACAATCGAGCCGAAAACACTGTAATTATTTCTAATACATCTTTTGCTAAATCTTCTTCAAAACTGGCATCTTCTGTACGATTAATAATTACTACTTCTGTACCAAAATGCTCACACAAACTAAAAATCAATTCAGAACCAAATCTCAATAATCTATCTTTATGGGTTAAGACCAATCTCTCAACCTGATTGTCAGTAATCATTCTGATTAATCTTTGCAGTCCTCGCTTGCTGTAATTTAAGCCAGAACCTAGATCATCAATAATTTGATACTGCCAACCATGAGTCGCGCAGAACAACTCTAATACTTGTTTCTGCCTTTCTAGATCAGGTTTTTGTTCGTGACTTGATACTCTGGCATAACCGACTGTAATTGAACTATCTGCTGTTATCCCCAATAATTGAGCTAGATCGTACCTACGATGCCCATTGGCTGTACGTTCAGGGATTAGCTTGCCCTCCGCTTCCCACCTCCTTAACGTGGAAACGGCAACTCCTTTAAGTTTAGCTGCTTCTGATATAGTTAACTTACTCATATAGCCATTTTAGCATATTAAATGAGTAAGTTTAAGCGTTTTTGAGTAATTTTTAAGGAACAGTCACGTCCCCTAAGCCTATAGCTAGCCCTGAATCGGTGAGCGTGTTTGTTGACTGGCTTAAGCAAGGTAGAAGCCCAGTAACAGTTAAACGTTACTTGGAGATCCTGAAAGCCCTAGATAAGACAGCATTTGCAGACTTTAAGGTTAAGATACCAGCTAAACCGATGCCTAAGCCGTTCAGCAAGGCTGAGGTTGACGCTATCCTGCAAACTATGAAGGCTAATAAGTATTACAGCCACTACCACGACTTTACAGCCTTCTTATTCTCAACTGGGGTTAGAACCTCTGAGGCTATCGGCTTGCAATGGAAGCACGTTGATCTGGTTAGAGGTGAGATAGATATCTATGAAAGCCTGGGCAGGCACAGAGGTTCGTCTAGCAACCGTGAGAGAAGATCAACCAAAACTAACAACGCCAGGGTTTTACCGTGTAGGGGCAGGCTGGCTAAGATGTTGAGCGATCGCAAACCTAAAGACGCTAACCCAGAAGACTTAGTGTTTACAAGTCCCACAGGCAAACATATAGACGATCATCTGTACTCTCAAAGGTGCTGGCGAAAGACTTTAGAGCTAGCTGGGGTAGAGTATCGCAACCCTTACAAGACTAGGCATACATTTATTAGCCACTGCTTAGAAGCTGGCATCAAGCCTATTACAGTAGCCTATTTAGTTGGTCACGCAGACACCAGCATGATTTTTACTAGGTATGCAGGGGTGATCAATAAGCCTGATTTGCCTGAGTTGTTTTAGGGTTAGCTGATCCACCACCAGAGACTCATATATTAGACAGTTAACTGAGGTGGTGGATCACAAAGGCTTGAAAGCTAATTTGGTGGTGACTACCCTGAACAACTATGAGACTTTTACGATTTTTAGAAAACTTTAATAAGTTTAACCTATAACAGAGCCTGAAACCCACCTAAATAGTTGTTAACTCCGATCAAGGTAGCGTCGGACTCGGTGCTTAACAATTAGGAGGGTAAGTTGACCCTCAGATGTTTACCCAGTAGAGACTACTTTGAACAGGAAACAACCGGAAACCCGCAGGACACACAAACTCAGAACAATGCTAAACCAGTCTGAGTTGCAGCAAGCTAAAGATTTAGCTGAGAAGCTTGGCTTAGATTACTCAAGCCTGATCCGTATGGCATTAGTAAGGTTACACGCTAATACATACGACAACAGCACCCAGGCTGCTAATTAGTCCAACAAATGTAAAGCCCCTAGAAGCTGAAGTTGATAGAGCAGCAACCAGGGGGAAATATAAAGCTTATACCCGATGTTAACACAAAAGACTGCTTTAGAGTTTGATGAAGTCTTAGACTTTAGCCCTCGTGACCGTTTTGATCATATTGAGAAGCTACCCCCAGAAAAGCTTGAGGCTATTCTGTCGGGAGAGTTAGACTTAGTATCTGCTATTCAGGAGATCCTAGATGCACCTGATAAGGAGTTTGAAGATCCAGAGCCGACCTTAGACTCTGAAGACTATGAAGATCTAGGCTCTGAGCCAGGGGAAGATGTCAGCCTAGCCGATATAAAACATAGGCTCCTAGAGTTTAAGCACGAAATAAAGCCATTAACTAAACACGGCTCCAAGAGTTACCAGAAGGTACTAGAAAAAGCTCTTACAGATATATATAGTGATCAGCGTGTTGGTTCTTACCACAGTACACAAGCCAAAGTAGCTGCTAGTCTAGGTCACTGGCTACTATCAGGGGTAGACCTGAAAGAGCTACAACAGAAGCTAGTTACAGCATCCCTTTCTGCTGAATATGAGGCTAAATGTGGAGCATTATCAGGCGATCCAAGTGGCAGGATTAACAGGGGCTTATGGCGTGGTCTAAATCGTGCGATCGCTAACCTGCCTAAACCTCAGTTAGCCAAGCTTCAGGCTACAGCAGATAGCACTATAGATCTAGCCTCTGGGGAATATATTCAGCCCAGTTTCAATAACCGGATCAACCTAGTACAAGCCAATCAAGGCACAGGCAAAACTCAGAGCTTGGCTCAGTACTTTTCCGCTAATGGTGACAAAGCCATATTCATAACCCCGCGTCAAAGCTTGTCCTTAGACCAGTCTCAAAGGCTAGGTTTAACCATGTATGACCAAAAGAATGCTAGGGAGTGGGCAACCTCTCACAGGTTAACTTTGTGCTTAGACTCAATCCACAAGCTTGACTTTGTTTACTTGGCTGCAAACCCTTACACCTTGGTACTGGATGAGATTGACCAACTACTGATCCACCTCACAGGTAAAACCGATCTGAGAAGACATCGTTGTGAGACACAGAAAGCCCTAAACTGGCTGATCCTTCACGCCAAAAAGGTGATCGGCTTATCGGCTGATATGCCTGTGTTTGTGGTGGATTACATAGCAAAGCTGGTTAACATAGAAGACATACACCTGACTCGCTACAGTGGACAGCCTAAACCTAAAACCTTTGTGAACTGGGGAGAAAACACGGCTGAGATGCTAGACGAGGCTATTAACAGGATTAACCAGGGGGAAAATATAGCCATAGCTTGCTCCCTCAAAAACTCTAAAAAAGGGGAGGCTGCTAATGTGATCGCTGACTTGATCTCCAAACGTTGCCCTAGGGTCAAGTGCCACTTAATCACATCAGATGAAGGCAAGGAAGCCCTTAAGACAGACATAAACAAGTTTTTAGAGGCTGAATAGATCCAGGTTTTAGCAATGTCTCCATCTGTAGGCACAGGAGTAGATATAAACCGTTCATGGTTTCATGGTGTATATGCTGTGTTTGCCCCTGTACCAGGGATGACGCATTTTGATTTTATGCAGCATATCAGCCGTGTGAGAATGCCCATAGATGGTAACTATAACTACTCAATGCCTCAAGGTCGTAAACTGTGGCAGTGTCAAAGCTTAACCACGATCCAGCGTGAAATGCTACATAAGCCTGCTTTTGGTGAGTCCCTACCTGATGGCTGCTACGATCTAAAGGCAGATGGAACTAGGGAACTGGTCAACGAAGGTGTGATCGGGCATTATAACGATCTTTTAGCAAAAGTGACACAGCTAAGACAGTACTCCGGTGCTGACTTATCAGGTAACTTTGCTAACTTGGTCTTAGATCGTGGTCATAGCCTGGTAAATGCTGTTATTGATTTAAAGGGTGAGGCGGATCAGCTAAAGCAGGAGCTAAAAGGATCAAGTGAACAGTTAACCCAAGACCGTATTAATGGCATTCTTGAAGCACCTGAGATAAACGATGCAGAATATGAAACTCTGGTAGAGGCTTCTAAACAAGATGGGATAAGCAAGTTAGACCAGTACAAGCTAGGGAAGCACAGGATTAAAACTCAACTAGGTGTCACAGATCCCAGCGTTGATCTAGTCAGCGAGGTAGTAAAGAGCAACTTGCTAGGTAAGATTAGGGCTTACAGGATGGTGTTTAAGGCTTCCCCTGAGTGGTTGGCTGAATTGGACAGAAGGGAGGTTTTGGATAGCAGCCGTTACAAGACTGATCGGAGCTTCCATACAGCTAAGGCAGAGTTAATCAAGGTTTTAATACCTCCCCTGGTTTTAGATGGGGGCAGCTACACCAAGGAAGACCTAATTAGCACAGACTTTTGTGAGCAGCTAAAAAAACACAGCCCAGACATCAAGAGACTGCTAGGTTTTCACCCTAACCCTAGTGACCCAGTATCCACACTTAATAAAATATTGAGTCAGTTCGGGCTAAAGGCTGAAGCTAGAAGGGAACGGTTGAATGGTAAACCAATCAGGGTTTACACTCTAGACTTAGACAGGAAACTTCAGATTGACCAGTGGGCTAGCTACCAAGATCAGAAAGACCAGGTAAGCCAATACGGGAGTACCCTGCACCGATTGTCTGCAATCATGCTTGACCAAGAAACTAACTCTGATAAACCCAGCAGTGAGCAGTTATTAAGATTTGAAAACCTCCTGAGCCTGAAAGAACAACTAGAAGCACAAGCTATGAGAGAGCCTTGGTTAGCTTGGGTGGGCGATCGCTTCGAGTTGGAGGCTGACAGGATAATAGAGGATGCTGATTATCGGTTCAGTTTAGCCTTAGACCGTTACCACCAAATCTTAAACCACACGCCTGACTGCAACGTAGCTTAATGCTAGCCCCGATCCACCCCCTGAGCTTTATATATTAGACAGTTAACTGGGGGGGGTGGATCACACAAACAATAGGTTTAAATGGGTTTCAGAGCTATGTGTTTAGCTGTGGCTACACGCTAGATCGTTACAGTATAAGCTTTTTCAGCGATAAAAGCCCTAAAGAAAGCCCTATGTTAACTCTAGATATCCTAATCAACCTGACAGCCCGTGACCCTCGGTTTGCCCTATCCGATACCGTATCCGACTACGTTTTAGAGGTTTACCAAGACGCTAACCCTCAAGACCTCAGAGGGGCTGCTAAGTTTGTACTGTTAGCCCTGCCAGACTACACAGCAGACGAGGCTGTAAACCTTATGCAGCAGTTAGCACTGGCTGAGGATATAGCTGGCTTGTATGACCTGCTGATCTGTGGGGCTACTATTGCCTACCCTGAGCTAACCTGTGGACGGGCTAAACTGCCCGTGAGCTTGGTTAGAAACTGCTAAATAGCATCTACCCACAGCAAGCTAAAGTGGCTCAGTGAGGGGCATGAGATAGATTAACCAAAGAAGTCTTGAATCTCATCTTGTGGGATTAATAGTGAGCCTTTAGAGAAATACCCAAGCTCACCCAAATGTTCTATTAGATCGGCTGGACTCATATCTAATTCATCAGCACGATTTCTTAAAGCTTCCCAAACTCGATCAGTAAGCCTTAAACCTCTAAGCTTTCTTGGTTGATCAGACTTAGTGACGAATTTACCAGAGGCATTTTTAAGCTGTTTAGCCATAGATCGGCATTCTCATAAAACCCACTACATTTAGGCAATATGGCTAACCTGAAAGTTAACTTTTGTAAAATGGGGTTGACTGCGATATACACAGAGATTAATATTAGTAACAGGGTACGCCAATACCCTGCAAACAAAAAACATACACAGGACTATCTTAAATGAGTTCACCAGACTTTGCACAAGAATTTTTCCACACAGTTGTAGAAGATTGTCTAGTTAAACTAGATTACGCCGATCTATGCACACTGAAAAACCACATAGAACAGGCTAGCCAGCAGAAGATTGCAGACAGTGAGTTAGCTTACAGAGCTAGCTTAATAGCTGCTTCCGAATTGCTAGCCTCTAAACTCTAAACAAACACAGATTAGCCAAGTTTACTTATGAATAACCAATCAGCCCGCCCTAGCTAGGTGGGTTTTTTAGTAGCTTATAGATACCTTGTAAGGCAGTACAACTAAAATCACTATCAATAGTTAACCTGCTTAAGCTTTCAAGTTATGGTGACACCTAAAAAGGGCGCAACAAAAGCGGTAAGGCTTACTCCTGACGACGCTGTTAGATATGAGGAATTTGCTAACAGTTTAAGGGTAACGCTTTCAGACGTTTTACGGATACTGTTAGATCTAGCGACTAATGATGAAGTGGTCTATAAAAAGCTTGAAGGTAGGGCTAGAGAACTTGCAGAATCAAGACTAGAGTACGATTTTGAGATGCACATGGTAGAGATCCAAAGCAAGCACCCATCCTCTAGCCCTGAGATTGATCTAGATGGAACAGAAAAGGTTATTGAATCTGAAGGCTACTTCAACCCAGCTAGTCTAGAGGATGCTAGAGAGAAGGTTGAAAGGGCTATTGTTCAAAGGCGTGGTCAGCCCAGATTCCGTAAACAGTTACTAGAAGCCTACCAGGGTAAATGTGCTGTAACTGGCTGTGATGTAGAGGCAGCGTTGGAAGCAGCCCACATAATCCCCTACAAAGGGGCTGAAACTGACCAGGTAGGTAACGGACTGTTACTTAGGGCTGATATACATACACTGTTTGACCTTTATCTGATCACAGTTGACCCAGCTACAAAGCAAATTAGGATTGCCCCAGAGCTAAAAGGTTCAACTTATGGTGAGATTGAAGGTAAACAGTTAGAACTACCACAGGATAAGACCTTACGCCCTAGATAAGACTTACTACAGTTGCACTATAAACAAGCAGCCATCAGTTAGCCTAGCTAGGCTAACTAGGGGGGCTTTGATCCACCACCCTAGTTAACTGTCTAATATGAGTCTCAGTAGGTGGATCAGTGGTTTACAGAAATGACACCCCCCCCTCCTCCCCCTTACTTACCAGTTAAATAATAAAGATCTAAGAGTAAAGTGGGCTAACTCAGATCTAACCCATCGGTTTACTAATTAGTTATTTCTCTAAGCCTAATAAAAGGGTAGGTGGGGGGTGCGATAGAACTACCAAGAGCCAACCATCAATAAACAGCAAAACACCCTGACAGTTAATTACTCTCTCAGGGTGAGACACCTAAAACACAGATTAGCCAATGGTTTACACAAAGTCCTACAGAGTGAAGCCGTCGCTTCTCTGTAACTTTCTAGCAAGCCCAATGATTAACTACTACCAAGCTAACACCTAACCAGGGGAATAGTGCAAGTCATTACTCAGAATGGCTTTGATTGTGGAAGCGTACCAGCTACCACCTCTCTTAGTTTTCAGCCCTCGCTGTGTTAACTCAGTAGCGATCGCTCTTAATGACTTACCTGCTAACCTCAGAGACTTGATTACAGTAATAATGGCTTGTTCAGTAGCATTAGCTACCAGGTTTGAACCGTCACGTACATAGCCCAGTGGTGTAGGGCTGTATGCTTGGCGGTTTTGTTTTTTATGCCTGAGAGCGTCTTTTGTACGCTGTCCACAAAGGTCACGCTCAAACTGGGCAAATGTAGCAGCTATGCCTAGCATCATCCTACCCATAGGCGATCGCGTGTCTAGCGTCTGACCTCCCATAAAATCTATTAGGTGAGTTGTCACGCCTCCACCATCCCAGCGATCAATGGTGCTGAGAGCATCACCAGCATTACGGAATAGGCGATCAAGCTTGAGGGCTACAACGTGGGTAACTTCTTTTCTGTGGATCATCTCTAGCAACTTGGCTCCACCTTCCCTCTGAATCAGCAGCTTTCCAGCACTCACGCCTTCATCTCGGATCACTGCTACCACCTCTAAGCCTGCTTGCTGACAGTATGTTGTCAGTTTGGCTAACTGGGCATCTAGCGAGACACCTTCGGTTACTTGCTCACTGGTACTTACTCGGATGTATATTGCTGCTTTGTTACTAAAACCTTTAGCCATTTGCTTGCCTTTTGTACAGAACGGTTCCTTTATGTAAACTTTGCTAGCCCAAATGGTTGAAGGGGTGGGCTAGTATTGGTAGCCCCCAGCTTAGGGGGCTTGTGTGTATCTAGTGTCCTGTTAGCTCTTTCAGTTGCTTTAGTGTTTGCACAGGTGTTACAACACCGTCGATCTCAACCTCAAAGCCGTCATCACTCATCTGTACCATAGTGTCGAAATCAACCGACCAGCCTGCATAGTCTGGAAT contains:
- a CDS encoding recombinase family protein; its protein translation is MAKGFSNKAAIYIRVSTSEQVTEGVSLDAQLAKLTTYCQQAGLEVVAVIRDEGVSAGKLLIQREGGAKLLEMIHRKEVTHVVALKLDRLFRNAGDALSTIDRWDGGGVTTHLIDFMGGQTLDTRSPMGRMMLGIAATFAQFERDLCGQRTKDALRHKKQNRQAYSPTPLGYVRDGSNLVANATEQAIITVIKSLRLAGKSLRAIATELTQRGLKTKRGGSWYASTIKAILSNDLHYSPG
- a CDS encoding IS607 family transposase, which encodes MSKLTISEAAKLKGVAVSTLRRWEAEGKLIPERTANGHRRYDLAQLLGITADSSITVGYARVSSHEQKPDLERQKQVLELFCATHGWQYQIIDDLGSGLNYSKRGLQRLIRMITDNQVERLVLTHKDRLLRFGSELIFSLCEHFGTEVVIINRTEDASFEEDLAKDVLEIITVFSARLYGSRSHKNKKIVEDLREVAEKL
- a CDS encoding site-specific integrase, whose amino-acid sequence is MFVDWLKQGRSPVTVKRYLEILKALDKTAFADFKVKIPAKPMPKPFSKAEVDAILQTMKANKYYSHYHDFTAFLFSTGVRTSEAIGLQWKHVDLVRGEIDIYESLGRHRGSSSNRERRSTKTNNARVLPCRGRLAKMLSDRKPKDANPEDLVFTSPTGKHIDDHLYSQRCWRKTLELAGVEYRNPYKTRHTFISHCLEAGIKPITVAYLVGHADTSMIFTRYAGVINKPDLPELF
- a CDS encoding HNH endonuclease, with product MVTPKKGATKAVRLTPDDAVRYEEFANSLRVTLSDVLRILLDLATNDEVVYKKLEGRARELAESRLEYDFEMHMVEIQSKHPSSSPEIDLDGTEKVIESEGYFNPASLEDAREKVERAIVQRRGQPRFRKQLLEAYQGKCAVTGCDVEAALEAAHIIPYKGAETDQVGNGLLLRADIHTLFDLYLITVDPATKQIRIAPELKGSTYGEIEGKQLELPQDKTLRPR